A genomic region of Pseudomonas abietaniphila contains the following coding sequences:
- a CDS encoding amino acid ABC transporter ATP-binding protein — translation MTQTQTATAAPALLSIEGLHKSYGPVEVLKGVDLKMNKGNVVTLIGSSGSGKTTLLRCVNLLEEFQGGHIRLEGQDIGYSDVNGKRVRHPEKVIAQHRAMTGMAFQQFNLFPHLTALQNVTLGLLKVKKLPKDQAVALAEKWLERVGLLERRNHYPGQLSGGQQQRVAIARAIAMNPSLMLFDEVTSALDPELVGEVLSVIKGLAEEGMTMLLVTHEMRFAYEVSDQIVFMNQGRIEEQGPPKTLFEQPKSARLSEFLKNIRF, via the coding sequence ATGACACAGACTCAAACCGCGACCGCCGCACCGGCGTTGCTGAGCATCGAAGGGCTGCATAAATCCTACGGCCCGGTCGAGGTCCTCAAGGGCGTGGACCTGAAGATGAACAAGGGCAACGTGGTGACCCTGATCGGTTCAAGTGGCTCAGGCAAAACCACGCTGTTGCGTTGCGTGAACCTGCTGGAAGAGTTCCAGGGCGGGCATATCCGTCTCGAAGGGCAGGACATCGGCTACAGCGACGTCAACGGCAAGCGCGTGCGTCACCCTGAAAAGGTGATCGCGCAGCACCGGGCCATGACCGGCATGGCGTTTCAGCAATTCAACCTGTTTCCGCACCTTACGGCGCTGCAGAACGTGACCCTGGGGTTGCTCAAGGTCAAGAAGCTCCCCAAGGATCAGGCCGTCGCCCTCGCCGAAAAATGGTTGGAGCGTGTCGGTCTGCTGGAGCGGCGTAATCATTACCCCGGCCAGTTGTCCGGCGGGCAACAACAGCGTGTGGCGATTGCCCGCGCCATTGCGATGAACCCCAGCCTCATGCTGTTCGACGAAGTGACCTCGGCCCTCGACCCGGAACTGGTGGGAGAAGTGCTGAGCGTGATCAAAGGCCTGGCAGAAGAGGGCATGACCATGTTGCTGGTCACCCACGAGATGCGCTTTGCCTATGAAGTGTCCGATCAGATCGTCTTCATGAATCAGGGCCGCATCGAAGAGCAGGGGCCTCCCAAGACATTGTTCGAGCAGCCGAAGTCGGCGCGCTTGAGCGAATTCCTCAAGAACATCCGTTTTTAA
- a CDS encoding RidA family protein, whose amino-acid sequence MSITRYGAGSTAGGGQPRPFARAVEADGWLHVSGQVPAENGEIIVGGIVEQTHKTMQNLVAILTEAGYGLEDVVRVGVWLEDPRDFWSFNKVFGEYFKPEHAPARACVQANMMVDCKVEIDCIAYKKKA is encoded by the coding sequence ATGAGCATTACTCGTTACGGCGCAGGCAGCACCGCAGGTGGCGGCCAGCCACGTCCATTCGCCCGCGCGGTAGAGGCCGACGGTTGGCTGCACGTCTCCGGTCAGGTACCGGCGGAAAACGGCGAGATCATTGTTGGTGGCATCGTTGAACAAACCCACAAGACGATGCAGAACCTGGTCGCGATTCTGACTGAGGCCGGTTATGGCCTCGAAGACGTGGTCCGTGTCGGGGTCTGGCTGGAAGACCCTCGGGATTTCTGGAGCTTCAACAAGGTCTTTGGCGAGTACTTCAAGCCAGAACACGCCCCGGCCCGCGCCTGTGTGCAGGCAAACATGATGGTCGATTGCAAGGTCGAGATCGACTGCATTGCTTACAAGAAGAAGGCGTAA
- a CDS encoding IclR family transcriptional regulator, with translation MTEDTIKRRARGLDRAFDILDFLKEKGTPLRPNEIASGIGSPKSTVYELVSSLLERRILETVGKDGHVYLGRQLYFLGQAHLRHFDFTREAEVSLCEIVDQTRETAQMCLLNGRKYTVALMKEGARHFRISSDIGEDAPIPWTASGRLLLGHLSDQEIIDLIDPEDYILPDGQRLPLETFLAEIRKAHDEGFFSFNSIADTFTHCFAAPVRDNQGICIATLCIVAPRADATAHYDDYRRVLINSANSLARRVND, from the coding sequence ATGACCGAAGACACCATCAAGCGCCGGGCCCGTGGTCTGGACCGGGCGTTCGATATTCTTGATTTCCTCAAGGAAAAGGGCACGCCGCTGCGCCCCAATGAGATTGCCAGCGGGATCGGCAGTCCGAAGTCGACGGTGTATGAGTTGGTCAGCTCCCTGCTGGAGCGTCGCATTCTCGAAACCGTGGGCAAGGATGGTCACGTGTACTTGGGGCGTCAGCTGTATTTCCTCGGGCAAGCGCATCTGCGGCATTTCGATTTCACCCGCGAGGCTGAGGTCAGCCTGTGTGAAATCGTCGACCAGACCCGGGAAACCGCGCAGATGTGCCTGCTCAATGGCCGCAAATACACTGTGGCATTGATGAAGGAGGGCGCTCGGCATTTCCGGATTTCCTCCGACATCGGTGAAGACGCGCCGATTCCGTGGACCGCCTCGGGACGTCTGCTGCTCGGGCACCTGAGTGACCAGGAAATCATCGACCTCATCGACCCCGAGGATTACATCCTCCCGGACGGTCAGCGACTGCCGCTGGAGACCTTCCTTGCCGAGATTCGCAAGGCACACGACGAAGGCTTCTTCTCCTTCAACAGCATCGCCGACACCTTCACCCACTGCTTCGCCGCACCGGTGAGGGACAACCAGGGCATCTGTATCGCCACCCTGTGCATCGTCGCCCCTCGGGCCGATGCGACCGCACATTACGACGATTACCGACGGGTACTGATCAACAGCGCCAACAGCCTGGCCCGTCGCGTCAACGACTGA
- a CDS encoding amino acid deaminase — protein MTIASLEKGAANPGDQLVRDVSLPALVIHDKALEHNLRWMQKFVSDSGAELAPHGKTSMVPALFQRQLQHGAWGMTLATAVQTRAAYAHGVRRVLMANQLVGAPNMAIIADMLTDSMFDLHCMVDHPDNVQALGEFFAQKGLHLNVMIEYGVVGGRCGCRSEEEVMALADAIAAQPALKLTGIEGYEGVIHGDQAVSGIRQFAASLVRLAVTLQDKGAFALDRPIVTASGSAWYDLIAEEFDKQQVRDRFLSVLRPGSYVVHDHGIYKEAQCCVLDRRHDLSEGLQPAMEVWAHVQSMPEPGFAVIALGKRDVAFDAGMPSPLKRYKAGVVPAEGDDVRACKVTAVMDQHAFMTVAPGVELKVGDIISFGTSHPCLTFDKWRMGCLVDDDLSVIESFDTCF, from the coding sequence ATGACGATTGCTTCACTGGAAAAAGGCGCCGCCAACCCGGGCGACCAGCTGGTACGGGATGTGAGCCTGCCCGCGCTGGTCATCCATGACAAGGCGCTGGAACACAACCTGCGCTGGATGCAGAAATTCGTCAGCGACAGCGGCGCGGAACTCGCACCCCACGGCAAGACCAGCATGGTCCCGGCTTTGTTTCAGCGTCAGTTGCAGCACGGCGCCTGGGGCATGACCCTGGCGACCGCCGTGCAGACCCGCGCCGCTTACGCGCACGGCGTTCGCCGCGTGTTGATGGCCAACCAGTTGGTCGGTGCCCCGAACATGGCGATCATTGCCGACATGCTCACTGATTCAATGTTCGACCTCCATTGCATGGTCGACCACCCGGACAACGTCCAGGCATTGGGCGAGTTCTTCGCGCAGAAGGGCCTGCACCTGAACGTGATGATCGAGTACGGCGTGGTTGGCGGCCGTTGCGGTTGCCGCAGCGAAGAAGAAGTCATGGCCCTCGCGGACGCCATCGCCGCACAGCCTGCGTTGAAGCTGACCGGCATCGAAGGCTATGAAGGGGTGATTCATGGCGATCAGGCCGTCAGTGGCATTCGCCAGTTCGCGGCGTCGCTGGTGCGCCTGGCCGTGACCCTGCAAGACAAAGGCGCGTTTGCGCTGGACCGTCCGATCGTGACCGCGTCGGGTTCGGCCTGGTACGACCTGATCGCCGAAGAGTTCGACAAGCAACAGGTACGCGACCGCTTTCTCAGCGTCCTGCGCCCTGGCAGCTATGTGGTGCATGACCACGGCATCTACAAAGAAGCGCAGTGCTGCGTGCTGGACCGTCGCCATGACCTGAGCGAAGGGTTGCAGCCGGCCATGGAAGTGTGGGCCCACGTGCAGTCGATGCCGGAGCCGGGATTTGCCGTGATTGCGCTGGGCAAGCGTGATGTGGCGTTCGATGCCGGGATGCCAAGCCCCCTCAAACGCTACAAGGCAGGCGTGGTGCCTGCCGAAGGCGATGACGTGAGGGCCTGCAAAGTGACTGCCGTGATGGACCAGCATGCGTTCATGACGGTTGCCCCTGGCGTTGAGCTGAAGGTTGGCGACATCATTTCCTTCGGGACGTCGCACCCTTGCCTGACGTTCGACAAGTGGCGAATGGGTTGCCTGGTGGACGACGACCTGAGCGTCATCGAATCCTTCGATACCTGCTTCTGA
- a CDS encoding sugar kinase, producing MSEMVSHSHPRVALIGECMIELQQHANGTLKQSFGGDTLNTAVYLSRLLGSAAHVDYVTALGDDSFSDAMCAIWAEEDIGLSRVQRLPGRLPGLYCIQTDANGERRFLYWRNEAAVRECFTTPAADPILAALPEYDVLYFSGITLAVLGEVGRARLLSTLGDARDRGARVVFDNNYRPRLWRSVDQARQAYRAVMHEVDLALLTEEDEQALFDYTDSEAIMSAYRDMGVSEVVIKRGAQSCLVRADNRRYEVPAHPVQHVIDTTAAGDSFSAGYLARRLRGGSPQEAAEAGHRLASLVIQHPGALIPRSVMPA from the coding sequence ATGAGCGAAATGGTCAGTCACAGTCACCCGCGCGTTGCCTTGATCGGCGAATGCATGATCGAGCTGCAGCAGCATGCCAACGGCACGCTCAAGCAAAGTTTTGGTGGCGACACGCTAAACACTGCCGTGTACCTGTCGCGCCTGCTGGGTTCAGCGGCGCACGTGGATTACGTCACCGCCCTGGGTGACGACAGCTTCAGCGATGCCATGTGCGCGATCTGGGCGGAAGAGGACATCGGTCTGAGCCGGGTGCAGCGGCTGCCGGGGCGTTTGCCCGGGCTGTATTGCATCCAGACCGATGCCAACGGCGAGCGCCGCTTTCTCTACTGGCGTAACGAAGCGGCCGTGCGTGAGTGCTTCACCACGCCGGCTGCCGATCCCATCCTTGCGGCGTTGCCGGAATACGATGTGCTGTATTTCAGCGGTATCACGCTGGCGGTGTTGGGCGAGGTCGGGCGCGCGCGGCTGTTATCGACCTTGGGCGACGCCCGGGATCGCGGCGCTCGCGTGGTCTTCGACAACAACTACCGGCCGCGGCTGTGGCGCAGTGTCGATCAGGCGCGCCAGGCGTATCGCGCGGTCATGCACGAAGTCGACCTTGCGCTGCTGACCGAGGAAGACGAGCAGGCGTTGTTCGATTACACCGACAGTGAAGCGATCATGAGCGCTTACCGCGACATGGGTGTCAGTGAGGTGGTGATCAAACGGGGTGCGCAAAGCTGTCTGGTGCGCGCGGACAACCGTCGTTACGAGGTGCCCGCGCATCCGGTGCAACACGTCATCGACACCACCGCAGCAGGCGACTCCTTCAGTGCCGGGTATCTGGCCCGGCGTCTGCGTGGAGGCAGCCCGCAGGAAGCGGCGGAAGCCGGGCACCGTCTGGCGAGTCTGGTCATTCAGCATCCGGGCGCGTTGATTCCGCGCAGTGTGATGCCGGCTTGA
- a CDS encoding peptidylprolyl isomerase yields the protein MKAQARHILVKTAEEAEQLKQRIAKGEAFDVLAKKYSTCPSGKRGGDLGEVRPGQMVGAIDQIIFKKPLRTVHGPVKSKFGYHLVQVFYRD from the coding sequence ATGAAAGCTCAAGCCCGCCATATTCTGGTCAAGACGGCTGAAGAAGCCGAGCAGCTCAAGCAACGAATCGCCAAGGGCGAAGCCTTCGATGTGCTGGCGAAGAAGTATTCCACCTGCCCGTCCGGCAAGCGCGGCGGTGACCTGGGTGAAGTTCGCCCCGGCCAGATGGTCGGAGCGATCGACCAGATCATTTTCAAAAAGCCGCTGCGTACCGTGCATGGGCCGGTGAAGAGCAAGTTCGGTTATCACCTGGTGCAGGTGTTTTACCGGGATTGA
- a CDS encoding PilT/PilU family type 4a pilus ATPase, with product MDFPALLKVLATQDGSDLYLSTGAPPCAKFNGVLKPLGTEALKPGDVALIADGIMDAEQRLDFERELEMNLAFSLSGIGRFRINIFKQRNEVSIVARNIKLDIPKFEDLHLPPVLLDVVMEKHGLVLFVGATGSGKSTSLAALIDHRNRHASGHIITIEDPVEFIHKHKKSIINQREVGVDTRSFHAALKNTLRQAPDVILIGEIRDRETMEHALAFADTGHLAISTLHANNANQALDRIINFFPEDRRPQLLHDLGNNLKAFVSQRLVKTKDGKRRAAVEVMLGTPTIRDLIHRNELTELKGIMEKSTNLGMQTFDNALYDLAVEGAITEDEALKNADSANNVRLRLKLHNEGGATHITTPPPAPQPAAQVDVKDWGLVDERDEPGFQG from the coding sequence ATGGATTTCCCGGCGTTGTTGAAGGTTCTTGCCACCCAAGACGGATCGGATCTTTACCTCTCCACCGGAGCGCCGCCGTGCGCCAAGTTCAACGGCGTGCTCAAGCCGTTGGGCACCGAGGCGCTGAAGCCCGGCGATGTGGCGCTGATCGCCGACGGCATCATGGACGCCGAACAGCGCCTGGACTTCGAGCGTGAGCTTGAGATGAACCTGGCGTTTTCGTTGTCGGGAATCGGCCGTTTCCGGATCAACATCTTCAAGCAGCGCAACGAAGTGTCCATCGTCGCGCGCAACATCAAACTCGATATCCCGAAATTCGAAGACCTGCACCTGCCGCCGGTCTTGCTCGATGTGGTCATGGAAAAGCACGGCCTGGTGCTGTTCGTCGGTGCCACCGGCTCCGGCAAATCAACGTCTCTAGCCGCGTTGATCGACCACCGTAACCGCCATGCGAGTGGGCATATCATCACCATCGAAGACCCGGTGGAGTTCATTCACAAGCACAAGAAATCGATCATCAATCAGCGCGAAGTGGGGGTCGACACCCGCAGTTTTCACGCGGCATTGAAAAACACCCTGCGTCAGGCACCGGACGTGATTCTGATCGGGGAGATCCGTGATCGCGAAACCATGGAGCACGCGCTGGCGTTCGCCGACACCGGCCATCTGGCAATCTCGACGCTGCACGCCAACAATGCCAACCAGGCGCTGGACCGCATCATCAATTTCTTTCCCGAGGACCGCCGTCCGCAGTTGCTTCACGACCTGGGTAACAACCTCAAGGCGTTCGTCTCGCAGCGTCTGGTCAAAACCAAGGACGGCAAGCGCAGAGCGGCAGTGGAAGTGATGCTAGGGACGCCCACCATTCGCGACCTGATCCACCGCAACGAGCTGACCGAGCTTAAGGGCATCATGGAAAAGTCGACGAATCTGGGGATGCAGACGTTCGATAACGCGTTGTACGACCTGGCAGTCGAAGGCGCGATCACGGAGGACGAGGCGCTGAAAAATGCCGACTCGGCGAACAACGTGCGGCTGCGTTTGAAGCTTCACAACGAAGGTGGCGCCACTCATATCACCACACCGCCCCCGGCGCCGCAGCCTGCCGCGCAGGTGGACGTGAAGGATTGGGGGCTGGTGGATGAGCGGGACGAGCCGGGTTTTCAGGGCTGA
- a CDS encoding 3-hydroxybutyrate dehydrogenase has protein sequence MSLQGKTALVTGSTSGIGLGIALTLAKAGANLVLNGFGDASAVIEQVKQYGGKVGHHPADVSDVAQIADMIAYAEREFGGVDILVNNAGIQHVDAVEDFPVESWDKIIAINLSSVFHSTRLALPGMKAKGWGRIVNIASVHGLVGSTGKAAYVAAKHGVIGLTKVVGLETATTQVTCNAICPGWVLTPLVQKQIDDRGAETGDIEQAKHDLLAEKQPSLEFVTPSQLGELTLFLCSEAGAQVRGAAWNIDGGWLAR, from the coding sequence ATGAGTCTGCAAGGTAAAACCGCACTGGTTACCGGCTCCACCAGCGGCATCGGTCTGGGGATCGCGCTGACCCTTGCCAAAGCCGGAGCGAACCTTGTGCTGAACGGCTTTGGCGATGCGTCGGCCGTGATCGAGCAGGTCAAGCAGTACGGCGGCAAGGTCGGACATCACCCGGCGGACGTCAGCGACGTGGCGCAGATCGCCGACATGATCGCCTACGCCGAGCGTGAATTCGGCGGCGTGGATATTCTGGTCAACAACGCCGGTATCCAGCACGTCGATGCCGTGGAAGACTTCCCGGTCGAGAGCTGGGACAAGATCATTGCGATCAACCTGTCCTCGGTGTTCCACAGCACCCGCCTGGCGCTGCCGGGCATGAAAGCCAAAGGCTGGGGCCGGATCGTGAATATCGCGTCGGTTCACGGTCTGGTGGGCTCTACAGGCAAGGCCGCCTATGTCGCGGCCAAGCATGGCGTCATCGGCCTGACCAAGGTGGTCGGCCTGGAAACCGCCACCACCCAGGTCACCTGCAATGCGATCTGTCCGGGTTGGGTGCTCACCCCACTGGTTCAGAAGCAGATCGACGATCGTGGCGCCGAAACCGGCGACATCGAGCAAGCCAAACATGACTTGTTGGCCGAGAAGCAACCGTCACTGGAGTTCGTCACGCCCTCGCAACTGGGCGAGTTGACGTTGTTCCTGTGCAGCGAGGCCGGAGCACAGGTGCGCGGCGCGGCGTGGAACATCGATGGTGGTTGGCTGGCGCGGTAA
- a CDS encoding GntP family permease has translation MSVIIALAALALLMLAAYRGYSVILFAPIAALGAVLLTDPSAVAPAFTGVFMDKMVGFVKLYFPVFLLGAVFGKLIELSGFSRCIVAAAIRLLGTRQAMLVIVLVCALLTYGGVSLFVVVFAVYPFAAEMFRQSNIPKRLIPATIALGAFSFTMDALPGTPQIQNIIPSTFFNTTAWAAPWLGLIGTVFVFCAGMLFLQRQRNKAQRAGEGYGTELRNEPETAADIKLPNPWVALAPLLLVGVMNLLFTQWIPQWYGKTHTLALPGMATPVQTEISKITAIWAVEAALLVGIVFVLLFAFGAVKSKLAEGSKGAVSGALLAAMNTASEYGFGAVIASLPGFLVLADGLKAIPNPLVNEAITVTLLAGITGSASGGMSIALAAMSDSFIAAAHAANIPLEVLHRVAAMASGGMDTLPHNGAVITLLAVTGLTHREAYKDIFGITIIKTLAVFVVIATFYATGIV, from the coding sequence ATGAGTGTGATCATCGCTCTGGCAGCCCTCGCGCTGCTGATGCTTGCTGCATACCGTGGTTACAGCGTTATCCTTTTTGCCCCCATCGCGGCGCTTGGCGCTGTGTTATTGACCGATCCATCGGCTGTGGCCCCCGCCTTCACCGGCGTGTTCATGGACAAGATGGTCGGCTTCGTCAAACTCTATTTTCCGGTTTTCCTGCTCGGCGCCGTCTTCGGCAAGCTGATCGAACTGTCGGGGTTCTCTCGCTGCATCGTGGCGGCGGCCATTCGTCTGCTCGGCACGCGCCAGGCCATGCTGGTGATCGTGCTCGTCTGCGCCCTGCTCACCTATGGCGGCGTCTCGCTGTTCGTGGTGGTATTCGCGGTCTATCCGTTCGCCGCGGAAATGTTCCGCCAGAGCAACATTCCCAAACGCCTGATCCCGGCGACCATCGCGCTGGGCGCCTTCTCGTTCACCATGGACGCCCTGCCCGGCACGCCACAGATTCAAAACATCATCCCGTCGACCTTCTTCAACACCACCGCCTGGGCAGCGCCGTGGCTGGGCTTGATCGGCACTGTATTCGTGTTCTGCGCCGGCATGCTGTTCCTGCAGCGTCAGCGCAACAAGGCACAACGCGCAGGCGAAGGCTACGGCACCGAGTTGCGCAATGAGCCGGAAACCGCCGCCGACATCAAATTGCCCAACCCCTGGGTCGCGCTGGCGCCGCTGCTGTTGGTCGGTGTGATGAACCTGCTGTTCACCCAGTGGATTCCGCAGTGGTACGGCAAGACGCATACGCTGGCGCTGCCCGGGATGGCGACACCCGTTCAGACCGAAATTTCCAAAATCACCGCGATATGGGCCGTGGAAGCCGCCTTGCTCGTGGGGATCGTCTTTGTGCTGCTGTTCGCCTTTGGTGCCGTGAAGTCGAAGCTGGCTGAGGGCAGCAAAGGCGCGGTGAGCGGCGCGCTGCTGGCGGCCATGAACACGGCGTCGGAATACGGCTTCGGTGCGGTCATCGCTTCCCTGCCGGGCTTTCTGGTCCTGGCCGACGGGCTCAAGGCCATCCCCAATCCGTTGGTCAACGAAGCGATCACCGTGACCTTGCTCGCCGGCATTACCGGCTCGGCGTCGGGCGGCATGAGTATCGCGCTGGCTGCGATGTCCGACAGTTTCATTGCTGCTGCGCACGCCGCCAACATTCCATTGGAAGTCCTGCACCGGGTCGCCGCCATGGCCAGTGGCGGCATGGACACCCTGCCGCACAACGGCGCGGTCATCACGCTGCTCGCCGTAACAGGGCTGACGCACCGCGAGGCTTACAAGGACATTTTCGGGATTACCATCATCAAGACCCTGGCGGTCTTCGTGGTGATCGCCACTTTCTATGCAACCGGTATCGTATGA
- a CDS encoding sigma-54 interaction domain-containing protein, whose protein sequence is MKDSDSLKDYRRVRRLAIRSLFEIIEQSSEGTVIVDKEARIVWINERYARRFGLEDASRAVGQPCEKVIPGSLLRQVASNGQPILLDMMDTAKDPLVVMRLPIHDDVGGVIGAIGFALFDELHALSPLLKRYLSMQQELASTRSLLRARQAKYSFAHFIGNSAASLEVKRRARRSASTDSPVLLLGETGTGKELLAHAIHNTSPRAHKPFVSINSAAIPETLLEAEFFGTAPGAFTGADRRGRQGKLYLAEGGTLFLDEIGDMPLPLQSKLLRVLQEKEYEPVGSNEMIKSDVRLIAATSTDLEAAIKRGEFRADLYYRLSVLPIAVPPLRERLDDLAALSEAILEELRSQHELQPSAMAMLGKHAWPGNIRELRNVLERAALLSDDLQLGADEIRAAIGTMVPIEGVKESPAPVPDETYSEARERFDRELIQAKLAQCRGNVILAARQLGLGRSTLYKKMAALGIAESQ, encoded by the coding sequence ATGAAAGACAGTGACAGCCTCAAGGATTACCGACGCGTACGGCGGCTCGCCATTCGTTCGTTGTTCGAAATCATCGAGCAGTCCAGTGAAGGTACTGTGATCGTGGACAAGGAAGCGCGGATTGTCTGGATCAACGAGCGCTATGCAAGGCGCTTCGGTTTGGAAGACGCCAGTCGGGCGGTGGGCCAGCCATGCGAAAAAGTGATCCCGGGCAGCCTGCTGCGACAAGTCGCCAGTAACGGCCAACCTATCTTGCTGGACATGATGGACACCGCCAAAGACCCGCTGGTGGTCATGCGTTTGCCGATTCATGACGATGTCGGTGGCGTGATCGGCGCGATCGGCTTTGCCCTCTTCGATGAACTGCATGCGCTGTCGCCGTTGCTCAAACGTTACCTGAGTATGCAGCAGGAATTGGCCTCGACGCGCTCGCTGCTGCGCGCCCGGCAGGCCAAATACAGTTTTGCGCACTTCATCGGCAACAGCGCAGCGAGCCTTGAGGTCAAGCGTCGCGCGCGACGCAGCGCCAGCACCGATTCCCCCGTGCTGCTGTTGGGCGAAACCGGTACAGGCAAGGAATTGCTCGCCCACGCGATCCACAACACATCGCCCCGCGCCCACAAGCCGTTCGTGAGCATCAACAGCGCGGCGATTCCCGAAACGCTGCTGGAAGCCGAATTCTTCGGCACCGCGCCCGGCGCATTTACCGGCGCAGACCGGCGTGGACGGCAGGGCAAACTCTATCTGGCCGAAGGCGGGACGCTGTTTCTGGACGAAATCGGCGACATGCCCCTGCCCTTGCAGAGCAAATTGTTGCGGGTGCTGCAGGAAAAGGAATACGAGCCCGTCGGCTCCAACGAAATGATCAAGAGCGACGTGCGCCTGATTGCCGCGACGTCGACGGATCTGGAAGCCGCGATCAAGCGTGGGGAGTTTCGTGCGGACCTGTACTACCGCCTCAGCGTGCTGCCCATCGCAGTGCCGCCATTGCGCGAACGTCTGGACGATCTCGCGGCGCTGAGCGAGGCGATCCTGGAAGAACTGCGCAGTCAGCATGAGTTGCAACCCAGCGCCATGGCGATGCTGGGCAAGCACGCGTGGCCGGGCAACATCCGGGAGTTGCGCAATGTGCTGGAACGCGCTGCCTTGCTCAGCGACGATTTGCAGCTCGGCGCGGACGAGATTCGCGCCGCCATCGGCACGATGGTGCCGATTGAAGGCGTCAAAGAGTCGCCTGCGCCAGTGCCCGATGAGACGTACAGCGAGGCCCGCGAGCGCTTCGATCGCGAGTTGATTCAGGCAAAACTGGCGCAGTGCCGAGGCAATGTGATCCTCGCTGCGCGCCAACTGGGGCTGGGACGCTCGACCCTGTACAAGAAAATGGCCGCGCTGGGGATCGCCGAGTCTCAGTAA
- a CDS encoding ABC transporter ATP-binding protein: protein MSENLIEIRDLSVSFNGNAVVKNLSLDIPAGECLALVGESGSGKSVTAHSILQLLPQAGTVSTGSITYRGQELLGADGKTMRRIRGNQIAMIFQEPMTSLNPLHTVAKQIGETLLLHKGLTGREAKVRILELLELVGIQHPKKRLKAYPHELSGGQRQRVMIAMALACEPELLIADEPTTALDVTVQRKILLLLKELQQRLNMSLLLISHDLNLVHSIAQKVCVMRAGEIVEQSNCHLLFKNPQHPYSRLLLDAEPAGEPLPRDTREKVLEVDNLRVWFSLGGGIFNRHHEYLKAVDDVSLSIERGKTLGIVGESGSGKSTLGQAILRLLESRGSIRFKGHALDTLNQKQMRPWRKQMQVVFQDPYGSLSPRMSVAQIISEGLEVHSELDKVCCEAEVIRVLEEVGIDPLSRHRYPHEFSGGQRQRIAIARALVLKPALILLDEPTSALDRTVQKQVVALLRQLQEKHGLTYLFISHDLAVVRALAHDLIVVKDGKVVERGASHDVFDAPQHPYTKELLAAAHPGFN from the coding sequence ATGTCTGAAAACCTGATTGAAATCCGAGACTTGTCGGTGTCTTTTAATGGAAATGCTGTGGTTAAAAACCTCAGTCTGGACATTCCTGCAGGCGAGTGCCTGGCGCTGGTCGGCGAGTCCGGGTCTGGCAAGTCCGTGACCGCGCACTCGATCCTGCAACTGCTGCCCCAAGCCGGCACGGTCAGCACGGGCAGCATCACCTATCGCGGTCAGGAACTGCTGGGCGCAGACGGTAAAACGATGCGACGCATACGCGGCAACCAGATCGCGATGATCTTTCAAGAACCGATGACCTCGCTGAACCCGCTGCACACTGTCGCCAAACAGATCGGCGAAACGCTTCTGCTGCACAAAGGGCTGACCGGTAGAGAGGCCAAGGTTCGCATCCTGGAGCTGCTTGAACTGGTGGGCATCCAGCATCCCAAGAAGCGGCTAAAAGCCTATCCACACGAGCTGTCCGGCGGTCAACGGCAACGGGTGATGATCGCCATGGCGCTCGCGTGCGAGCCGGAACTGCTGATTGCCGATGAACCCACCACCGCTCTGGACGTGACGGTTCAGCGGAAGATTCTGTTGCTGCTCAAGGAGTTGCAACAACGTCTTAACATGTCGCTTTTACTGATCAGTCATGACCTCAACCTGGTTCATAGCATCGCCCAGAAGGTCTGCGTGATGCGTGCAGGCGAAATCGTCGAGCAATCCAACTGCCATCTGCTGTTCAAGAACCCTCAGCATCCTTACAGCCGGTTGTTGCTGGACGCGGAACCTGCGGGCGAGCCGCTGCCTCGCGACACGCGTGAGAAAGTACTTGAAGTGGATAACCTGCGTGTCTGGTTCTCACTGGGCGGCGGCATCTTCAATCGCCACCACGAATACCTGAAGGCGGTCGACGACGTCAGTCTGAGCATCGAGCGCGGCAAGACCCTGGGCATCGTCGGCGAGTCAGGATCAGGAAAATCGACACTTGGTCAGGCCATCCTGCGCTTGCTGGAATCCCGTGGCAGTATCCGCTTCAAGGGTCACGCGCTGGACACCCTGAACCAGAAGCAGATGCGGCCATGGCGCAAGCAGATGCAAGTGGTTTTCCAGGACCCTTACGGCAGCCTCAGTCCTCGCATGTCGGTGGCGCAGATCATCAGCGAGGGCCTGGAAGTCCACAGCGAACTGGACAAGGTTTGCTGTGAGGCCGAAGTGATTCGTGTGCTGGAGGAAGTCGGTATCGATCCGTTGAGCCGACATCGGTATCCCCATGAGTTTTCCGGCGGGCAACGGCAACGTATCGCCATCGCTCGCGCGCTTGTTCTCAAACCTGCCTTGATTTTGCTCGACGAACCAACGTCTGCGCTGGATCGTACCGTGCAGAAACAGGTGGTGGCGCTGTTGCGTCAATTGCAGGAGAAGCATGGCCTGACCTATCTGTTCATCAGCCATGATCTGGCGGTCGTGCGGGCGCTCGCCCACGACCTGATCGTCGTCAAGGACGGCAAAGTCGTCGAACGAGGCGCCAGCCACGATGTTTTTGACGCGCCTCAGCATCCCTACACCAAGGAACTGCTGGCGGCAGCGCATCCGGGGTTCAACTGA